The Zonotrichia albicollis isolate bZonAlb1 chromosome 9, bZonAlb1.hap1, whole genome shotgun sequence genome has a window encoding:
- the LOC141730205 gene encoding olfactory receptor 14C36-like has protein sequence MSNSSSISHFLLLALADTRQLQLLHFCLLLGISLAALLGNGLIISAVACGHLLHTPMFFFLLNLALTDLGSICTTLPKAMHNSLWNTSTISYSGCAAQLFLIYFFLGTEFLLLTVMCYDRYVSICKPLHYGTLLGSRACAHMAAAAWASSFLYSLLHTANTFSLPLCHGSVLGQFFCEIPQILKLSCSNSSLRELGLIAVSACLLFGCFMFIVFSYLQIFRVVLRIPSEQGRHKAFSTCLPHLAVVSLFISTVMFAHLKPPSLSSPSLDLAVSVLYSVVPPALNPLIYSLRNQELKAAVRRLITGYFQEH, from the coding sequence atgtccaacagcagctccatcagccatttcctcctgctggcattggcagacacacggcagctacagctcctgcacttctgcctcttgctgggcatctccctggctgccctcctgggcaatgGCCttatcatcagcgccgtagcctgcggccacctcctgcacacgcccatgttcttcttcctgctcaacctggccctcacagacctgggctccatctgcaccactctccccaaagccatgcacaattccctctggaacaccagcaccatctcctactcaggatgtgctgcacagctatTTCTGATTTACTTCTTCCTTGGAACAGAGTTTTTACTCCTGAccgtcatgtgctacgaccgctacgtgtccatctgcaaacccctgcactacgggaccctcctgggcagcagagcttgtgcccacatggcagcagctgcctgggccagttcctTTCTCTATTcgctgctgcacacagccaatacattttccttgcccctgtgccatggcagtgtcctgggccagttcttctgtgaaatcccccagatcctcaagctctcctgctcaaatTCCTCACTCAGGGAACTGGGGCTAATTGCAGTTAGTGCCTGCTTGCTATTTGGTTGTTTtatgttcattgttttctcctatttgcagatcttcagggtcgtgctgaggatcccctctgagcagggacggcacaaagccttttccacctgcctccctcacctggctgtggtctccctgttcatcAGCACTGTCATGTTTGCTCACTTGaagcctccctccctctcctccccatccctggatctggctgTGTCAGTTCTGTATTCAGTGgttcctccagccctgaaccccctcatctacagcctgaggaaccaggagctcaaggctgctgtgaggagaCTAATTACTGGGtactttcaggaacattaa